The following is a genomic window from Candidatus Omnitrophota bacterium.
ATCTTTCTTGTTTTTTCGGGCGGGAGGAACGAACGGATTATCGAGACTATAAAGATGATGACGGCAAGCAGGAGGAATATCTTTATCGTATCGTAGACGAAAAAATTTACGGCTTCGTTCAGGCGCGGGTTCCCGCTGAATATATCCATTTTATTTAAAACCCGGATTTGAAGTGACCGTGAGGACGTGTCCGCGCATGACGCTAGTTGACTACGACGTCAACCTGAAAGATCTTTAACGGCGCGATCTTCTTCTCCCACGACCGGTGATAGGCAAGCTTGAGCATCGTCTTTCCCGGGCCCGCCGCCTTAAAGCGCAGGGTGACCTTTCCCGGCGCGCCTATGAGGTTCGTATCGGACTTGAATTTCACGGCGCTCTCGACCTGTTTCAGCACGGACGTATTTACCGAGACGATCTCCCACGTATAGCCCGTGGTCGGATTCCCGGGAAGCTCGACTATGAGGGTGTTCCCGGCCGTGAGCTCTACCAGCTTTCCGTTATCTTTCTCGATTATCTTCTTCGATTCCATGGAACGGTCTACCGCGCATCCGGAGAGGAAGAACGCGGCGATCAATACGAGGGCGGAACTCCTTTTAAGGCTTACCATTTGACCTCCGTTTTACGGTGACGGCGTGGTGTCTTCGAGGCTTATGAGCGTGCCTGTCCCGTCGGGATTCTCGTAATACCTGACGGTGACGGCGTC
Proteins encoded in this region:
- a CDS encoding protease inhibitor I42 family protein, whose product is MVSLKRSSALVLIAAFFLSGCAVDRSMESKKIIEKDNGKLVELTAGNTLIVELPGNPTTGYTWEIVSVNTSVLKQVESAVKFKSDTNLIGAPGKVTLRFKAAGPGKTMLKLAYHRSWEKKIAPLKIFQVDVVVN